Proteins found in one Aneurinibacillus uraniidurans genomic segment:
- a CDS encoding hydrogenase maturation protease: MEYSYELLLVGLGNTLHGDDGFGPRIIAELQKRYTFPQDVRLVDGGILGLSILPLIEEAREIVVIDTVVLQKEPGTLYQFPISALKIPDEAPLYLHEMGIAEVLHIVKSSGREVGGLVIGIEPEEVSPWTLTLSDRIENKVEETVELVIRELRQRGYQLAEVCAQNGGSSCMK, translated from the coding sequence ATGGAATATTCATACGAATTGTTACTAGTGGGACTGGGAAACACGCTTCATGGTGATGACGGGTTCGGTCCAAGAATCATTGCGGAATTGCAAAAGCGGTATACATTTCCGCAAGACGTTCGCCTAGTAGATGGAGGGATCTTAGGTCTCTCCATCCTCCCACTGATAGAAGAAGCAAGAGAAATCGTCGTAATAGACACAGTTGTTTTACAAAAAGAGCCAGGGACGTTATATCAATTCCCGATCTCCGCGTTGAAGATACCGGATGAAGCACCGCTGTATCTGCATGAGATGGGGATTGCAGAAGTGTTACACATCGTTAAGAGCAGCGGAAGGGAAGTTGGCGGTCTTGTCATTGGTATCGAGCCGGAAGAGGTCTCGCCGTGGACGCTTACACTCTCTGATCGGATAGAAAATAAGGTAGAAGAGACGGTGGAACTTGTGATTCGTGAACTCAGACAGCGGGGCTATCAACTTGCCGAGGTGTGTGCACAAAACGGAGGATCATCATGCATGAAGTAA
- a CDS encoding hydrogenase maturation nickel metallochaperone HypA has protein sequence MHEVSLMSEVISVVSTIAKERNLQHIHKVKVVVGEHTSVMIDSLQFAFTLLKKAPLSDTAVLEIERATRDEFYIDYIEGE, from the coding sequence ATGCATGAAGTAAGCCTGATGTCAGAAGTGATTTCTGTTGTTTCTACGATTGCTAAGGAACGGAACTTGCAGCATATCCACAAAGTGAAAGTTGTGGTCGGCGAGCATACGTCTGTCATGATTGATTCACTGCAATTTGCTTTTACGCTTTTGAAAAAAGCGCCACTCAGCGATACAGCCGTACTTGAAATCGAACGGGCAACCAGGGACGAGTTTTACATCGATTATATCGAGGGAGAGTAG
- a CDS encoding aldo/keto reductase, whose translation MRYRRLGKSGLEVSILGLGTNAFGKRADQDTSIKIIHHALDSGINFIDTANIYANSESERIIGQALDGRRQNVVLATKAGLVRGTGPNESGSSRFHLQQELEDSLRRLKTDYIDLYQIHTFDPYTPLEETLRTLDDMVRSGKVRYIGASNYAAWELMKALGISEWKGFTRYISTQISYSLADRTPENELVPMCVDQGVGIIPYFPLAGGILTGKYSEKETVPVGSRANTDPNFSRFLDDRAITLGQNVSKLAAEHGYTSSAISLAWLMDRPAVSTVIVGATRIEQLEDNLKSVNINLDSEITKELDELSNPFRYGKPFAFYRLP comes from the coding sequence ATGAGATATCGCCGTCTCGGAAAAAGTGGACTTGAAGTATCGATATTAGGATTGGGCACAAATGCATTTGGAAAACGAGCTGATCAAGACACTTCAATCAAGATTATCCATCATGCCTTGGACAGTGGTATTAATTTCATTGATACGGCAAATATTTATGCTAACTCTGAATCAGAGAGAATTATTGGACAAGCTCTGGACGGAAGGCGACAAAACGTTGTGTTAGCGACAAAGGCTGGATTAGTGCGAGGAACAGGGCCGAATGAGAGTGGCTCATCTCGCTTTCATCTTCAACAGGAGTTAGAAGACAGCCTTAGACGTTTAAAAACGGATTATATCGACCTGTATCAAATTCACACATTTGACCCGTACACTCCGCTTGAAGAAACGCTGCGTACTTTAGATGATATGGTTCGTTCAGGGAAGGTGCGCTATATTGGAGCATCGAACTATGCTGCCTGGGAGTTAATGAAAGCATTAGGTATTAGTGAATGGAAAGGATTTACCCGGTATATTTCCACTCAAATTAGTTATTCTCTTGCCGATCGTACACCTGAAAATGAACTTGTTCCCATGTGTGTAGATCAAGGTGTCGGTATTATTCCGTATTTTCCGCTAGCTGGAGGGATTCTAACTGGAAAGTATAGTGAAAAAGAGACGGTACCTGTAGGTTCCAGAGCAAATACAGACCCCAACTTCAGCAGATTTCTTGATGATCGAGCCATTACACTCGGACAAAATGTAAGCAAGCTGGCAGCCGAACATGGTTATACTTCTAGTGCGATTTCGCTGGCCTGGCTCATGGATAGACCCGCTGTCTCCACCGTTATCGTGGGTGCTACACGCATCGAACAACTGGAGGATAATTTGAAAAGCGTAAACATAAATCTCGATTCAGAAATAACAAAAGAACTGGATGAACTCAGTAATCCATTTCGTTATGGTAAACCATTTGCTTTTTACCGTTTACCTTAA
- a CDS encoding hydrogenase → MANLLWLEGSACSGNTMAFLTADQPDVIDLLTQYGVKLCWHPSLSLEMGDSVKKILRDFIDGHEPLDILVIEGAIAQGPNGTGKYDVFCERPFKDWVADLSKVARFVIAAGDCSCFGGIPAADPNPTDATGLQFHRKDKGGFLGANYRSASGLPVINVSGCPAHPDWITQTIIGALTRPQDLLLDEYHRPLDLYSTTTHQGCTRNEYFEYKIAAETLGCKEGCLSVNFGCQGHYTHSSCNRILWNRQSSKTRAGVPCFGCTEPDFPTFNYFKTEKVGMIPKKSPLGVPTLPYIAAAAVSKLAAPERLKGKMIKGRE, encoded by the coding sequence TTGGCAAATTTACTTTGGTTAGAAGGGTCGGCGTGTAGCGGGAATACGATGGCTTTCTTGACGGCAGATCAGCCTGATGTCATTGATTTGCTGACACAGTATGGGGTGAAACTGTGCTGGCATCCGTCGTTAAGTCTGGAAATGGGAGATAGCGTAAAGAAAATTTTGCGAGATTTCATTGATGGACATGAGCCGCTAGACATTTTGGTGATTGAAGGTGCCATTGCGCAAGGGCCGAACGGCACCGGCAAATATGATGTTTTTTGTGAAAGGCCTTTCAAAGATTGGGTAGCAGATCTATCCAAAGTCGCTCGCTTCGTAATCGCTGCTGGTGATTGCTCATGCTTCGGGGGAATTCCGGCAGCTGATCCAAATCCGACTGATGCGACTGGCTTGCAGTTCCATCGGAAAGATAAAGGCGGATTTTTAGGAGCGAATTATCGCTCAGCAAGTGGATTGCCTGTCATTAATGTGTCGGGATGTCCAGCGCATCCGGATTGGATTACACAAACGATCATTGGCGCTTTAACTAGACCTCAAGATTTACTCCTCGATGAATACCATCGTCCACTCGATTTATACTCCACGACTACTCACCAGGGATGTACACGAAATGAGTACTTTGAATATAAAATTGCAGCTGAAACATTAGGATGCAAGGAAGGGTGCCTGTCCGTTAACTTTGGTTGTCAGGGGCATTATACGCATTCCTCGTGCAACCGAATTTTATGGAATCGTCAATCCAGTAAAACAAGAGCGGGTGTCCCTTGTTTTGGCTGTACAGAGCCTGACTTTCCTACTTTCAACTACTTTAAAACAGAAAAAGTCGGGATGATTCCGAAAAAATCTCCTCTGGGTGTTCCGACATTACCGTATATTGCTGCTGCAGCTGTTTCCAAATTGGCGGCTCCAGAACGCTTGAAAGGCAAAATGATCAAGGGGAGAGAATAA
- the hypF gene encoding carbamoyltransferase HypF has product MAYSEGSEGVTIQRYQLRVAGIVQGVGFRPLVYRLAQQYQLSGHVSNQRGEVIIEVEGTFGDIQAFLDSLSSQATEPMRIQTLSKTQLPPIRETGFRIHSSKQEGDSSCYVLPADLALCDACAHDMSDPDSRFYRYPFTSCTDCGPRYTVIEALPYDRGRTALASFPLCEECLQEYENPHNRRFHAQSIACPRCGPQITLLNEQQKTVSGDWLETLHSLLGAGKIIALKGLGGFHLVCDASNEAAIKELRRRKNRSRKPLALMGWDIETIERYFYVSPKEREVILTRQAPITLLQPKPELGEILPLSLLAPGIRRMGVMLPYTPLHQLMFDSTCLFVVATSGNKSGCPIAQTNEEALRDLRDLADGYVLHNRDIVVRADDSVGQVIEEEFYLIRRSRGFVPEGIPFPIPATSSALPVVLGMGGEMKNTFCLLHNGKALLSHHVGEVDKVEGIENYRQSIAHVLHLVEAKPDVIGYDPHPAYRVSQEREAWKSKHSIAVYHHHAHMTACMAEHMLKERVIGCILDGTGYGRDGTMWGFEILVGDYLDFERVHSLKPLALPGGETAIRNPWLLAVSCLYEALGNTDDMLAWAERLFSAYREKMPFVMAQLDGRIPVATSSGAGRLFDAVSALLGICVESSYEGEAAMLLGELIGDDVQGTEHDNRVYPFYSRDGKWHVDRLFLSILEDFEQGVSPQSISRTFHHTIAEMVLDGAKEAREKTGIRSVVLSGGVWNNRYLLSYTKRRLQQEGFTVYTQQKIPAGDGGIAFGQAVSALWRWHQEHVSFSSSKSC; this is encoded by the coding sequence ATGGCTTACAGCGAAGGTAGTGAAGGCGTAACGATACAGCGGTATCAGTTGCGTGTCGCAGGAATTGTGCAAGGTGTCGGCTTTCGCCCACTTGTGTATCGTCTTGCCCAGCAATATCAGCTGAGCGGTCATGTATCCAATCAACGGGGAGAAGTCATCATTGAGGTCGAGGGGACGTTCGGGGACATTCAGGCCTTTCTTGATTCGCTATCGTCCCAGGCAACCGAGCCGATGCGCATTCAGACGCTAAGCAAAACTCAATTGCCGCCTATTAGGGAAACGGGCTTCCGGATTCATTCGAGTAAACAGGAGGGGGATTCTTCCTGTTATGTTTTGCCGGCTGATCTTGCCCTCTGTGACGCATGTGCACATGACATGTCAGACCCGGACAGCCGCTTTTATCGCTATCCTTTTACAAGCTGTACCGATTGCGGGCCGCGTTATACAGTTATTGAGGCGCTGCCGTATGATAGAGGGCGAACTGCCCTAGCATCGTTTCCATTGTGCGAAGAATGCTTGCAAGAATACGAGAATCCGCATAATCGGCGTTTTCATGCACAGTCGATTGCTTGTCCGCGCTGCGGTCCGCAGATTACTTTGTTGAATGAGCAGCAAAAAACAGTGTCCGGTGATTGGCTTGAAACGCTGCATTCGTTACTGGGAGCTGGAAAAATCATTGCGCTTAAAGGACTAGGTGGCTTCCACCTTGTGTGTGATGCAAGCAATGAGGCAGCGATCAAGGAGTTACGCCGACGCAAAAATCGATCACGCAAACCGCTTGCTCTGATGGGATGGGATATTGAGACGATTGAACGATACTTTTATGTATCACCAAAAGAGAGAGAAGTCATCCTTACGAGACAGGCACCCATTACACTGCTGCAACCGAAGCCAGAATTAGGGGAGATCTTGCCACTTTCTCTTCTGGCACCAGGCATTCGTCGGATGGGGGTCATGCTTCCGTATACACCGTTGCATCAGCTTATGTTTGATTCGACGTGCTTATTTGTAGTTGCCACAAGCGGCAATAAGAGCGGCTGCCCGATTGCACAGACAAATGAAGAAGCATTGCGTGACTTGCGCGATCTTGCAGACGGCTATGTGCTTCATAATCGTGACATTGTCGTTCGTGCTGATGATTCAGTTGGTCAGGTAATTGAAGAAGAATTTTATCTTATTCGTCGTTCGCGCGGGTTCGTCCCTGAAGGAATACCATTCCCTATTCCCGCTACATCATCTGCACTTCCTGTCGTTCTTGGCATGGGTGGTGAAATGAAAAATACGTTTTGCCTTTTGCATAATGGTAAGGCGTTGCTCAGTCATCACGTAGGAGAGGTCGACAAGGTTGAAGGGATCGAGAATTATCGACAAAGCATCGCTCATGTTTTACATCTGGTAGAAGCAAAGCCTGATGTCATTGGCTATGACCCGCATCCTGCTTACCGCGTTTCGCAAGAAAGAGAAGCGTGGAAGAGCAAGCATTCGATTGCGGTATACCATCATCATGCTCATATGACGGCATGTATGGCGGAACATATGCTTAAGGAACGTGTGATTGGGTGCATATTGGATGGAACTGGATATGGACGCGACGGTACGATGTGGGGCTTTGAAATACTGGTGGGCGATTACCTTGATTTTGAGCGAGTACATTCCCTTAAGCCGCTTGCGTTACCAGGGGGAGAGACGGCGATTCGGAATCCATGGCTACTGGCCGTATCATGTCTGTATGAAGCACTGGGAAATACAGACGATATGCTTGCTTGGGCTGAGCGATTGTTTTCTGCTTATCGCGAAAAAATGCCATTCGTTATGGCACAGCTTGATGGGCGCATTCCAGTAGCTACGAGCAGTGGTGCAGGCCGTCTGTTTGATGCTGTTTCGGCCTTGCTGGGTATTTGTGTAGAAAGCTCGTATGAGGGCGAGGCTGCTATGCTGCTAGGAGAGTTAATTGGAGACGATGTGCAGGGCACTGAACATGATAATCGGGTCTACCCTTTTTATAGCAGGGACGGGAAATGGCATGTGGATCGGCTGTTTCTAAGCATTCTCGAAGATTTTGAACAGGGCGTTTCTCCGCAGAGCATTTCGCGAACCTTTCATCATACGATTGCGGAAATGGTGCTGGATGGTGCGAAAGAGGCACGGGAAAAAACAGGGATTCGCTCAGTCGTATTAAGTGGTGGGGTATGGAACAATCGGTACTTGCTCTCGTATACAAAACGACGATTACAGCAGGAAGGATTTACGGTTTATACACAGCAGAAAATACCGGCTGGAGATGGGGGAATTGCCTTCGGGCAGGCAGTCTCAGCTTTATGGAGGTGGCATCAGGAGCATGTGTCTTTCAGTTCCAGCAAAAGTTGTTGA
- the hypD gene encoding hydrogenase formation protein HypD: MTMSNLLAFRDTELSKKLVERLIPSLEKEREKLGRKLRFMEVCGTHTVAISKTGVRDILSPYVDLISGPGCPVCVTDQADIDHMIAFAKRQDVIVTTFGDMMKVPGSSSTLYEERANGADVRVVYAPSESVDIALRHPDKKIVFLGVGFETTAPGIALSMQRAKKLGVTNFWVYSAHKLTPPAVDILLQDSSYQFDGLLLPGNVSVIVGRRGWERLEKENIPAVIGGFEPVDLLSSISLLVEELNKEKRYVVNNYERVVKEDGNRKARELLAEVFSVQTGTWRGIGDLPNSGLVLSEAYRTFDAREHIEVEKPATKRIKGCLCGEIIKGKMRPFDCKLFAGICTPENPIGPCMVSGEGTCSTYYKYERGKVVAHG; encoded by the coding sequence ATGACGATGAGTAACCTTCTGGCTTTTCGGGATACGGAGCTAAGCAAAAAGTTAGTGGAAAGACTTATTCCATCCTTGGAGAAGGAAAGAGAAAAGTTGGGCAGGAAGCTTCGGTTTATGGAAGTGTGCGGCACTCATACGGTTGCTATTTCAAAAACAGGCGTCCGTGATATTTTATCCCCGTATGTTGATTTGATTAGCGGCCCAGGATGTCCGGTATGTGTGACGGATCAGGCGGATATCGACCATATGATTGCGTTTGCCAAGCGGCAGGACGTAATTGTTACGACATTCGGCGATATGATGAAAGTGCCGGGCTCGTCTTCTACTTTATATGAAGAACGAGCGAATGGAGCGGATGTTCGAGTTGTGTATGCTCCTTCGGAAAGTGTGGACATTGCCCTGCGTCATCCTGATAAGAAGATCGTATTCCTGGGAGTTGGGTTTGAAACGACTGCTCCAGGCATTGCGCTGAGTATGCAACGCGCTAAAAAGCTTGGGGTGACAAACTTCTGGGTATATTCGGCTCATAAGTTGACCCCACCAGCGGTTGATATTTTATTACAAGATTCGTCTTATCAATTTGACGGGCTGCTCTTGCCAGGGAACGTGTCCGTCATTGTTGGTCGGCGTGGTTGGGAACGTTTGGAGAAGGAGAACATTCCCGCTGTAATCGGAGGTTTCGAACCGGTCGATCTGTTATCATCCATTTCGCTTCTAGTCGAGGAGTTAAACAAAGAAAAACGATATGTTGTGAATAACTATGAGCGTGTCGTAAAGGAAGATGGAAATCGCAAAGCGAGAGAACTGCTTGCGGAAGTGTTTTCTGTTCAGACGGGAACATGGCGGGGAATTGGCGATCTTCCGAACAGCGGCTTAGTACTGAGTGAGGCGTACCGAACATTTGATGCGAGAGAGCATATCGAGGTGGAAAAGCCTGCAACAAAGCGGATCAAAGGATGCCTGTGTGGTGAAATCATTAAAGGAAAAATGCGTCCGTTTGATTGTAAACTGTTTGCCGGAATTTGTACGCCTGAGAATCCGATTGGTCCCTGCATGGTATCGGGAGAAGGTACTTGCTCCACCTACTACAAATATGAGCGTGGAAAAGTGGTAGCTCACGGATAG
- a CDS encoding HypC/HybG/HupF family hydrogenase formation chaperone codes for MCLSVPAKVVEVYLQEWRAKVDYLGSTKIVGIGLLEQVEIDQYVLVHAGEAIQVIDESSARNSLDVWKEVLDL; via the coding sequence ATGTGTCTTTCAGTTCCAGCAAAAGTTGTTGAGGTTTATCTGCAGGAGTGGCGTGCTAAAGTTGATTACTTAGGGAGTACCAAAATCGTAGGCATTGGCTTGTTGGAGCAGGTAGAGATAGACCAGTATGTCCTGGTCCACGCAGGAGAAGCTATTCAGGTCATTGATGAATCAAGCGCACGGAATAGTCTTGATGTGTGGAAAGAGGTGCTCGATTTATGA
- the hypB gene encoding hydrogenase nickel incorporation protein HypB, with protein sequence MTERIYIERHVLQGNKDMAKENSDRLRQHDILTLNFLSSPGAGKTTLLERVIDEMKSKYEIAVIEGDVATTLDSERIAAHGVHAVQINTHGACHLDAKMIAQALDRFDLAAVDLLIIENVGNLVCPAEFDLGEDLRVVMLSTTEGVDKVAKYPVVFQRADAVILNKTDLLPYIQFDVEQFKADVHRLNPDVPIFYVSALNGEGMHDWIEWLTAKVVKA encoded by the coding sequence ATGACGGAACGAATTTATATTGAAAGGCATGTTCTGCAGGGAAATAAGGACATGGCTAAGGAAAATAGTGACCGTTTACGGCAGCATGACATACTTACACTCAATTTTCTCAGCTCACCCGGGGCAGGGAAAACGACATTGCTTGAACGAGTAATAGATGAAATGAAAAGCAAGTATGAGATCGCGGTTATTGAGGGGGATGTAGCGACGACGCTTGATTCGGAGCGAATTGCCGCTCATGGTGTTCATGCGGTGCAAATTAATACGCATGGTGCGTGTCATTTGGATGCCAAAATGATCGCACAGGCGTTGGACCGATTTGATCTCGCCGCAGTCGACCTGCTCATTATCGAAAACGTGGGGAATCTGGTGTGCCCGGCTGAATTTGATTTGGGTGAGGATTTGCGGGTTGTGATGTTAAGTACGACAGAAGGTGTCGATAAAGTAGCCAAATATCCGGTTGTATTCCAGCGGGCTGATGCTGTTATTTTGAATAAAACGGATTTATTGCCGTATATCCAGTTTGATGTGGAGCAATTCAAAGCGGATGTCCATCGGTTAAATCCGGATGTTCCTATTTTTTACGTGTCGGCGTTGAATGGGGAGGGAATGCACGATTGGATCGAATGGCTTACAGCGAAGGTAGTGAAGGCGTAA
- the hypE gene encoding hydrogenase expression/formation protein HypE: MKILLSHGDGGLLTHRLIEEVFAEAFCDEALAAKGDAATVAVGAGQLAITTDSFVIQPLEFPGGDIGKLAVAGTVNDLAVSGATPAYLSVGFILEEGLEIDLLRKMVRSLAEAAREAGVRIVAGDTKVVERGKCDRMYINTTGIGFNEQPKRLGYEQIQPGDRIIINGGIAEHGVAVLAERAGISFDPPLLSDCQPLNKLIARALTEFKTIRFMRDPTRGGVATTLKEIAVSAGVRMIVEEEKVPMQSAVKGALELMGMDPLYIANEGKVLFIVSEQESETLVDFIRAFPGFHMAAEIGRIEPGNGEVLLKTALGGTRELDMLSGTPLPRIC; the protein is encoded by the coding sequence ATGAAGATATTGCTATCGCATGGGGATGGCGGACTGCTTACCCATCGGCTGATTGAAGAAGTGTTTGCGGAAGCGTTTTGCGATGAAGCTCTTGCTGCGAAAGGGGATGCCGCTACAGTTGCTGTCGGAGCGGGTCAGTTGGCGATTACGACGGATTCTTTTGTTATTCAACCACTGGAGTTTCCAGGCGGGGACATTGGGAAGCTGGCTGTTGCCGGAACGGTAAATGACTTGGCTGTCAGCGGTGCCACACCTGCATACTTATCGGTTGGCTTTATTTTGGAAGAAGGTCTGGAAATTGATTTGCTGCGGAAGATGGTGCGCTCCCTCGCAGAAGCGGCACGGGAAGCAGGCGTGCGAATTGTGGCCGGAGATACGAAAGTTGTAGAACGCGGAAAATGTGACCGCATGTATATTAACACGACAGGAATAGGCTTCAATGAGCAGCCTAAGCGACTCGGATACGAGCAAATTCAGCCAGGCGATCGAATCATTATTAATGGTGGCATTGCTGAACATGGGGTGGCTGTTCTAGCAGAACGAGCAGGTATCAGTTTTGATCCACCGTTGCTTAGCGATTGCCAGCCGCTTAATAAGCTGATTGCCCGTGCGCTGACAGAATTTAAAACGATACGCTTTATGCGCGATCCAACCAGGGGAGGCGTGGCAACAACTCTGAAGGAAATCGCTGTGAGCGCCGGTGTGCGGATGATTGTGGAAGAGGAGAAAGTGCCGATGCAGTCAGCTGTTAAAGGAGCGCTTGAATTGATGGGAATGGACCCGCTTTATATTGCGAATGAGGGGAAAGTATTATTCATCGTATCAGAGCAGGAGTCGGAGACATTGGTTGATTTTATAAGAGCGTTTCCGGGATTTCATATGGCGGCGGAGATTGGCCGAATTGAACCGGGGAATGGTGAAGTGTTGCTAAAAACGGCGCTTGGAGGAACGCGAGAGCTGGATATGCTTTCTGGGACGCCATTGCCGCGAATTTGCTAA
- a CDS encoding sulfite exporter TauE/SafE family protein — MDVSFLSVLVFGFLMGIKHAIEPDHIIAVSTIASQSKKIGRSALAGVFWGVGHTTTLFILGITLILLKSQIPEVWAMSLEFLVGIMLVYLGIDSLVRIKKEKIHAHAHPHRDGYVHNHFHSHGTLVTHEHQHKNVSYYKSAAIGFIHGLAGSAAMILLTMETVQTVWQAAAYIIVFGLGTVCGMLLFTTVLAIPFVMSTRSTGIHFWLARVTGAISICFGFYYMYQLGVVEGLFRLWM, encoded by the coding sequence ATGGACGTTAGTTTTTTATCCGTTCTCGTATTTGGTTTTTTAATGGGAATCAAGCATGCGATTGAGCCCGATCATATTATTGCCGTATCGACGATCGCAAGCCAAAGTAAAAAAATAGGGCGTTCTGCGCTGGCGGGTGTGTTTTGGGGAGTTGGCCATACTACTACGCTGTTTATTTTAGGGATCACACTTATTTTGCTGAAAAGCCAAATACCTGAAGTGTGGGCGATGTCGCTTGAGTTTTTGGTCGGTATCATGCTTGTGTATCTAGGGATTGATAGTCTTGTAAGAATTAAAAAGGAAAAAATTCATGCCCATGCTCATCCTCACCGGGACGGGTATGTACACAATCATTTTCACTCGCACGGAACATTAGTTACCCATGAGCATCAACACAAAAATGTATCGTATTATAAATCGGCTGCTATTGGCTTTATTCATGGTCTTGCCGGAAGTGCGGCGATGATCCTGCTTACGATGGAAACCGTTCAAACAGTCTGGCAGGCAGCCGCCTACATTATCGTTTTTGGCCTGGGAACTGTTTGTGGGATGTTATTATTTACGACGGTGTTGGCGATTCCTTTTGTTATGAGCACAAGAAGTACAGGCATCCATTTTTGGCTGGCCAGGGTGACCGGGGCCATTAGTATATGTTTTGGCTTTTATTATATGTATCAGCTTGGTGTTGTAGAGGGATTATTTCGTCTTTGGATGTAA
- a CDS encoding nickel-dependent hydrogenase large subunit, whose protein sequence is MGKELTRVKLNVSPLNRVEGDLEIKVVIEENKVVQASAMATMFRGIEVILRGKSPLDPLVITPRVCGICGQAHLRAAVNALENAYQVSPPKNATLVRNICQATENVQSHATWFYALFAVDFVNEKYAESPFYEEVKKRFAPFTGTSYAQAVKQRKRLLEVNAIFAGQWPHSSFMVPGGITGSPYLTDLTKTMAIFKEFQNFVETVILGCSIERWLKITGENDLRVWLAESESHRNSDIGLFIQFALDVGLDKLGVGPGKFLSSGVYEDPDNPYNHKVEERTAWLPAGYYDGTKTHAFDHLKVEEHISSSFYKGYEGGNHPWEGVTDPDYKEDDEDKYSFAKAPRYDGQVVEAGPLSRMIVEGDPLMMDLLTVHGPSVFLRAIARFQESVRTLPKMYEWLAEIDLQKPFYIKPAEPQNAKGVGLTEAARGSLMHWNVIEDGKLANYQVITPTAWNVSPRDSMNQLGAIEQALMGTEVVRPDDPTELGSVVRSFDACLVCAVHSIHGTHIHHMRLGI, encoded by the coding sequence ATGGGGAAAGAGCTAACAAGAGTAAAGCTGAATGTCAGTCCGCTTAACCGCGTGGAAGGCGATTTGGAGATTAAAGTCGTGATTGAGGAAAACAAAGTGGTACAGGCAAGTGCCATGGCGACAATGTTTCGTGGCATTGAAGTGATTTTACGTGGAAAAAGCCCACTTGATCCGCTTGTCATCACACCGCGAGTTTGTGGCATATGCGGGCAGGCTCACTTGCGAGCTGCCGTAAATGCTCTGGAAAACGCTTATCAAGTTTCACCTCCAAAAAATGCGACACTGGTGCGTAATATTTGTCAGGCGACGGAAAATGTACAAAGTCATGCGACATGGTTTTATGCATTGTTTGCAGTCGATTTCGTCAATGAGAAATATGCAGAGTCGCCTTTTTATGAAGAAGTGAAAAAGCGATTTGCTCCTTTTACAGGAACATCGTACGCACAGGCAGTGAAGCAACGTAAGCGCTTACTCGAGGTGAATGCCATTTTCGCCGGGCAATGGCCGCATAGTAGTTTCATGGTTCCAGGTGGGATTACAGGCTCGCCTTATTTAACAGACTTGACCAAAACAATGGCGATTTTCAAGGAATTTCAGAATTTCGTTGAAACGGTTATTCTCGGATGCTCCATTGAGCGCTGGCTAAAAATTACCGGAGAAAACGATTTACGGGTATGGCTTGCGGAGAGTGAATCACATCGCAATAGCGATATCGGTCTATTCATTCAGTTTGCTCTTGATGTAGGACTGGATAAGCTGGGGGTTGGACCTGGAAAGTTCCTCTCTTCGGGTGTGTATGAAGACCCTGATAATCCGTATAACCATAAAGTAGAAGAACGTACCGCATGGTTGCCTGCAGGCTACTACGACGGCACGAAAACACACGCTTTTGACCATTTAAAAGTGGAAGAGCATATCTCTAGTTCTTTCTATAAAGGATACGAAGGTGGAAACCATCCGTGGGAAGGTGTCACAGACCCGGATTATAAAGAAGATGATGAGGATAAGTACAGTTTTGCGAAGGCGCCGCGTTATGATGGGCAGGTCGTGGAAGCCGGGCCGCTGTCACGGATGATTGTAGAGGGCGATCCGCTTATGATGGATTTACTTACGGTACATGGTCCGAGCGTTTTCCTGCGTGCAATTGCTAGATTCCAGGAGTCGGTGCGTACGCTTCCGAAAATGTATGAATGGTTAGCGGAGATTGATCTGCAGAAACCATTCTATATCAAGCCTGCTGAACCGCAGAATGCAAAAGGTGTTGGATTGACGGAAGCAGCCCGTGGCTCCTTGATGCATTGGAATGTGATTGAGGACGGTAAACTGGCTAATTATCAGGTGATCACACCAACAGCATGGAATGTCTCGCCGCGTGATAGCATGAACCAACTGGGTGCGATTGAGCAGGCGTTAATGGGCACAGAAGTAGTAAGGCCTGATGATCCGACTGAGTTAGGTAGTGTGGTGCGTTCCTTTGATGCATGTCTCGTATGTGCGGTTCATTCTATCCATGGAACTCATATCCACCATATGCGTTTAGGAATTTAA